CACGCCTCTTATTTTTGAATTAATCATGTGGCATCCTTTTGAGTActtctttgaaaataatttcctcCTTTCTTACCACACGTAAATTTGCACGGGCATACAAGGTAGCTGCCATGATAACGAGTTAGCTCTCCCAAAGAAACGACGCAAAGTGGGCGTAGAAACAAAGTCGCTCTACGTGGATGTATGCATTCCTCTCTCTTCGGTTTCAAGTACGACTCAACATTTCGCTATGTCcacaaattatttcattaacGACCTCCCCTAACTGAATGCTTCCTTAAGCCCCTAGATTGCGACACGCGTAAACATTGAagaatcaaactgaatcaatTCTAgtactttattttttaacgAGGATTTTCTAAGGCCATTTTTACAACGTTGAAGGAGACAATCTGTTGCTTGAAATAAGGTTAACTATTGAAATATAGATCAAGGCAACTCTCTAACGCACAGGAATGTCGTCTTTTGGTCAAAGCAATGGAAATGATAAATCTAAAAAATCCCGCTCTGTCTGTGGAAAGGGATATGGAATTGAGAGCGCTGGAGATACTTCTTGACCGGTTTCatttagtttgaaaaaaaacatttaccttcatttttttctctgccTTCCGTGTGTTGGTGTTTTCGTCCTCCTAACGATTTTCTTCATTGCCGTAAAAACCAATTAAACACACTTTTCAATCAGTACGCGCGAACTGTTGGGTTTTCGTCTTTTCAGAATTTGCTTGTTTGAATGCAAATTTGTAGAGTTGAATCGCATGACAATAGATGAGACACAAcagagggggacattgggggGTGCCGAACACCGCAATACCGCAGAAAATATCGACAAATACTGAGCGAGCGCgggaggattttgaaatctaaaaggcttggaaatactatttccagcgttatccgagagctatttgtgatttacgcatatcgcaaattatttactttgtacactgtctcagcaaaccaatggacattgagagtataacacttgaaacgtcaattacaaaatagaaaaccgattatctctgtatcttgaaaccagcaaatgtttcacctttcagagtcatcatagtaagttcgtagttattaaactatCTGAGTGGCCTTAGAGACAAATGTAGCTTTCATCGGCAgatcgttttttgaaaacttcccaagcagttgcttgataacattttattttcaccattttaaataggtctgtttttactttttatgtAGAAAACtgctccccttgctacggcactggttCAACAATCAGTGGCCTTGGAAACCTTCCTAGAGGAGGTGAAATTTGAACGGGCGAACATCCCTATCACCCGGTGAAAGGCGTGCATTACATAACCTATTAGGTGACAAAACTATCATTGTGAAGAAAGCCGATAAAGGAACCACTACGGTAATAATGAgcagagaacaaaaaattaaagagggTCAAATTCTGTTCAACGATCTTTATAACTGCAGGCccttagaaaaacaaatggctgacgaaacagctgaaaaaataaaacaactaacaacgtCTATGCTCACAGAAGGCCATATTGACGAAATGACAGTAAAATGGCTCTCTCAAACACTAAATCCACCTAAAATTCCAGAATTCTATACACTAACAAAGATTCACAAACCTACTGTAGTAGGCAGACCTATGATATCTGGGTGTGACGGCCCCACGGAGAGAATTTCATGCTTTGTCGACCGCCTCATACGCCCGAtagcacaacaacaacaatcttATCTGAAAGATTCAAAAGATTTTATAAACTTcattgaaaacacaaaactgcCAAAGAACACAATCCTTGCCTCAATGGACTTTACTAGCTTATACACAAACATTCCTCAACAAGAAGGGATCACGACTGTATGGAAAGCATACGAAGACTTCTATAAAAACCATTTACCAATCCCTGCTAAGTTCTTGAGGCGAATGCTCTGCCTAATACTTAAAGAGAATTCATTCCAATTTAATAGACGACATTATCTACAAACCCATGCACGGAACGGctatgggaaccaaaatggcggtggcttttgcaaatattttcatggcgaaaatagaaaaaggcaTTATCAGCAAGAGCAAAATTAAACCGCTAGTTTGGAAGAGATATATTGACGACGTCTTCTGTCTGTGGGACACAAACGAAGACAATATCAAGGAATTTGTTACAAGGGCAAACCACTACCACGATAAAATAAGATTTACGACTGAAATATCAGACTCAGAAATTGCATTCTTGGACACAAAAGTGTACAAAGGCGAGAGATTCAACAGAGACTCCACCCTCGATGTGCAAACgcattacaaacaaacagagaccTTTCAATACACGAATTTTTATTCGTGTCATCCACCAGGCGTAAAGAAAGGATTCATAAAAGGAGAGGCGCTGCGCCTCCTAAGAACAAATTCGTCACACTCGacgtttaacaaaaacatgcagagtTTCAAAACACGCCTAAAGAACAGAGGATAcccaaatgaatttttagagaAACACCTTTTCGAAGTTAACTTCAAAGATAGAAAAAGgtcccttgaaaacaaagacaaaagcacaaaaaagaaaatattgccttTTGTAACACAATACCACCCGGCTTTACCTAACGTCAAGAATATACTTCTGGGGAAATGGCACcttattcaaaatcaaccgtacctaaaagaaatatttcaggaGCCACTCATACTACCATATCGCAAAGGAAAGTCGTTAAACACACCTTGGTAAGAGCTAAACTTTGAAGGCATAGATTTTCGAATAGCTTGCGAATGGCAGGAGTCGCGTAGGCTCGTCAACACTTTTTCACCACCACATCTCTTAGCTTGTTTCCACTGTTTCCCAAACGATCAGAAACCAATCAAACCAGAAAAGGGTCGGAAACCGTAAAAAAcagtttctttttaatcaaATATCGTTGACCAAAACGCCAGAGATATCTCATCCCGCAGATCCGGAGAACACCGCAATaacgcaatttaaaattataattacCGAAATACCGCatgaaaaattgaccaatacaGTACCGCAATACTGTACCGCAATACCGCAaaccccaatgtccccctcacAACAGTGTCGAGAGAGACACATTGAATTATACTTTGACAGTTTCTGAGACGATGTTTTCCTAAAAACCATTCCTCATTATCTTAGTTGTAGTGGAAAAATTGTGTACcttctgtcttttttttgcattgataATTAAAAAGCATAGAATAAGAACACATTTAATTTtctaaaaagttttttttaaaacattggCTCAATAGAAACCGGCTTACTTTTGGTTTGCGTAAAttaaaaagggagaaaaatgTATCAAATCGACAAAAACTATGTGCTTGAAAAGATAGGGGCGAAAACTCTCTACTTTCGTCACCTTAGATAgatgtaaaagaaaatttttaattgagATCGTGAAGAATCATATCTAAGAAGTGTATTTTTGTTCATAAATTTAGCCCGAAATTTTAATTGAGTGGCAGGTTTATGCTTTTCATGTATTTATTGCTTGATtgctgtttaaaaaaaaaaccgttttcattttcacaaaaatgAAGTGAATGGAAGGTAGTGTTAGTCCCTCCAAGTTTGCCATTATTTGCAGTGGATACTACACGGAATTGTGTCAATTTTAGGCAAGTGTGGTTTAAAAGAGTGAAAACAAAGATACTCATCATAAGAAGCATTTTAGGGCATAAGATTTTTTCATGTTGAGTCCAAGATGTTGATTATGAATTatgacaaaattgaaacccCCTTTAGTCTTATAAATATAACCTCACTGTAATCATGAgactaagaaaaaaattttgccgTAAGCTTTATCACTAATAGCAATGTAAACGGTGTTAAAATGGTACAAAGTGACGTATTTGCGTTAATCGCACATTTTATGTACACTTTTAAATTCGATGTTGGATTTTCGATTGTCTTGCAAAACAGGTTAAATCGAGTCTCGTTTATTGAGACAAATTCTTAGTGAGTCTTCCAACGAAACCTTTCATGAGGTCTGGGTTCTAACAGAAAACTCACATTCTAACCTAATTCTCAGGGATTTTCCTTTTAATCCTGGCAGCGAGGCAAAATAAGTTCTTGAAAATTCTTTCTTACTGTGATATCAGTGATCAATGATATTGGCTGCCCCCAATTAATTTCTGGAGCGAATTCTGTTTTTGTCAAtgcaaagaaaacgaaatgCTCTAAGATTTTTCGTGCAGCAAGGCACCAAAGTGAGAATctaattatatatttttcgAAAGATGTTCATTTATTCGAATATCCAGAGATCGCTTAAAAGCAAATTATTGTCATTTGCAAGAGATAATTGCATGGTAAATGACTCGTAAATCGAGGTTACAAGTAAAAGCCCAAACCGCTTTGAGATTTCAAATTGAACTATTTGGCACTTGGGTGCAAACTCAGGTGAGTTGCACGAGACACGAGACTGTAACTTAGCGTAACATTGAAGCGGGGCTGGCTACAAAATGTCTTTTCTAAGCGAATcgttcttgtctttttttctttttcagggcAAAACGCAAATTCGATAAATCTAATGTAACATGATGGTAAATGAACGTGATTTGTATAATCTTTTACGTAGCAGTTTTTGTGCTCTGGCAAATGTAGATAGATATgcatataaatataaatatatatctatatatatatatatatatatatattacacACACAGATTTAGTTTCGTCACATTTACATCTATCTGTTTTGCCTCCCACAAGTTCAAGTACCATAGCCATTATTTACAAACTGCTTTACATCCTGCCTTGTCAAACAATAATGCAACTCAGTCCGGTGACTGGAGAcggtttttaataccataagCTCGTTTTGATCAAAAAGCGTTCATATTTAGAGTTGGCTGTTGTCTGTTGTCAATTTTACTATTTTAAAGGCAGATGGATTGCGAGCCCGTTTCCAAGATATCTCCCTTTTAAAACcatcaaagtaaaaattattttcctttaggCTTCAGcaacaattacaaatttctCAGCATTTTAATTTCATAAAGTGGCTTTATTGACTCATACGAAATTCATGCAAGCCGAGATTAAAAATTGATTAATGGGGCTTTAATAGACGCATTTCATACTTTTTTccatctgtaaaaatgccaCTTGATTCTTCTTGCAGTAAACTActggggccggttgttcgaagtctggttagtgctaaccgttggttaagaggtattaaaacctataggtttccatggtatttaacgctggttagcgctaaccatgcttcgagcaacccgggcctGGAGATAGTAAACAATGTTACATTAAAGATTTATTCGTCTCTTGGTAATTAAGGAAACGAATTGTTTTACAGCGAGCATTTTAAACGTTGAGAGCTTACCGATTGTCGGCAGACGGCAGAGAGTGAAGCTGTAACAGGATTTCACATTCAGCCTTTAAGCTACAAATTTTGCTGCGTCGGAAGAAAGTGGAATCCCTGATATTAACATTAAGAGAACAGACTTCTTGCAGCAGTCCTTTAGAATTCTAACTCTCACTGTGAAATACTGGCCACCTTTCAGACAAAGCAATCGGCCTCCTTTGAGACAAAATAATTTCTACTTTTCAAGAAAGGTGAGTTGAGGAGGTTTTTTGACCAATTGTTTCTTTAGTGAATAAATATAAAACATATCAACCTTTGAGTCTTTTTAACGAAAAGATCAGATCCTCGGCTTTAGTTTTTGAAGGcggaaattttgtttttcatacgttAAAGTGGTACCGACGTCTATTGTGCCAAATGCTTTCCTGGATCCCACATTCTTGTcttaagccaaaaaaaaaaagatggctAAACGTCGTCTAAACGTCGTCATCATCGGGTTACTGAAATGCTaaataaattcaagttaaCTACTTTTCGCATGCATGAACGTAACTCCGTAGTCAGATTTTAAGTCAGTTCTTGATTTATATATTAAAGTAGATCCAATTTGTTGCCCTAAAGTACTGCCTTAACACACCTTGCAAAGTATTGAACTAAACGTGGTGCATGTGAAGTTAATTGGTAATTTATTGGTATTATGTCTTCGGCAAAATGATTTTCCGAGACCATTCCGTCGCAAAACTTGTCATACgagcaataaaattcatgtgCCGGGTAACtgtcaattctttttttaacagaaaacCTACTTGCTGTTTCAATAAACAGTCTGAGTACCATtctaacttttttgtttttgcttttggtttttttgtcGCTGCAATTTCTCGAGAGCAAGTAAGCACAAAACATTAAATTGGATCGATTCCATGGTAACAGTAAAGAAGCAATTCAAACAGCCCCATTTAACCTCAGAGCACTTGccataatatttattttatttgcccTTTTCTGCTTCGAtcctttcttgaatttttctcGAGTAATCTTATTTTTAGCTTTTGCATTCGATGTTTTGTCCCCTCATGCAAGTTATGCGATGAAAGAGCGCTAGGTCACGTAAAGCCTTGGTAACAACagctgttattattttttattctagAGACAGAGACCGAGGGACAAATCCTAGGGGCAAACCAATATTGGCCGGTATTGCGCAATATGGAGACAGCATCGGGAGTTCCAATTGTCATCGAAGCATCAGTTCATCACACGATCTCcttcctttattttcttttggcattgttttcttttagccTCAACTCTGTTGTCATCCTGACTTTCCTTTTGGACCGCTCGCTTCTTTTTCCTGCCAACCTCATCATCCTTAGCATAGCcatttctgattggctaatgaGCGTGGTGCCAAACATAATGGGGGGTGTTGCAAACGCTTCCAATGACCTCCCATTCACTGATTGGTCTTGCTCAGTCTTTGCCTTCATAGCAACATTACTGGGCCTTAGCAACATGTTGCACCACGCCGCATTTGCACTTGACAGATACATGGTCATCACACGACCAATGAGAGCAAATCATTCGATGAAGCGCGTTTTGGCGGTGATAGCATTTTTGTGGTGCTTTGCTCTCACCTGGAGCCTGTTTCCTTTGGTTGGTTGGTCAGCTTATGTTCGAGAAGCCGGTAACATAGCATGTTCTGTTAACTGGCAATCAGACAATCCAAGCGATACTTCCTAcatggtttgtttgtttttcttcttttattttgttcctttggCCGTAATTGTCTACTGCTACGCCTTTATGATTAGGAGCGTGCGGTTTATGACGAAGAATGCCCAAAAAATCTGGGGCGTTAGGTCTGCAGCGGCATTGGAAACAGTTCAAGCGACGTGGAAGATGGCCAAAATCGGCCTCATCATGGTTGTTGGGTTTTTCGTGGCCTGGACACCATACGCTGTCGTTTCTTTCATCATTGCCTTTGACTTGGTCAAAGATATCCCGACTGTTGCTGAAATCGTACCTTCAATGTTCGCAAAGACTGCATCTGTGTATAACCCAATCATCTATTTTTTCAGTTACAAATCGTTTCGCGAAAGCTTGGTAAAATCGTGGCGACGATATCGCAACAGAAACAACGTCATACCGTTGAATTCGAGCGGAACAGCCTTTGTGGTCTCCTCAAGACTTACTGCAATGGCAAATAGAGCATTTGAATCCACGTCATGTCATGAGAGCTCCTTGTAAAGACATTCAGCGGTTGAACGGAGAAGCACAGTCAATTTTATGATGCCTCAACAGGCCTCTTTACcttgtccattttgtttttctaatgTAGAAAACGTGCTGTAATTTCCTTTTCTCGGTGCACGTGCATATGCTCGCATAAATTAATTGTAAGAGCTGTGGTCCTCATGCAACCAAGATATCTCTCGACAACACCAGACGAGATTCTTTCGAGGAAACTACAAGGCTTAAATTGTTTGTCAGTCACTAATGCAGTGTTTTATAAAGGAAGCCTCGTACCACAATCTAGGATGGAAGCGGTACGTTGAACATTCAGGATTACAGAATCAATAaaccaaaaatatttataCGCGGAAAGAGTAAtacacaagtgaaaaaaatactgtGATACGTGAACTAAAGAAACAGTAGTCTTAGAGCTAGTAGAGCCCATGTTGTAAAATGGGAAATTCTGGTTATTTCCACGTCTTCCCTGCCGCTAATTTACTAAGGCAAAACAATGCATGGTATCATTTGGTACAgtactttttaattttgaactttATTTCCAATGTTACATAAATCTCATGTAAATTCtca
This sequence is a window from Acropora palmata chromosome 6, jaAcrPala1.3, whole genome shotgun sequence. Protein-coding genes within it:
- the LOC141885163 gene encoding melanopsin-like, with amino-acid sequence METASGVPIVIEASVHHTISFLYFLLALFSFSLNSVVILTFLLDRSLLFPANLIILSIAISDWLMSVVPNIMGGVANASNDLPFTDWSCSVFAFIATLLGLSNMLHHAAFALDRYMVITRPMRANHSMKRVLAVIAFLWCFALTWSLFPLVGWSAYVREAGNIACSVNWQSDNPSDTSYMVCLFFFFYFVPLAVIVYCYAFMIRSVRFMTKNAQKIWGVRSAAALETVQATWKMAKIGLIMVVGFFVAWTPYAVVSFIIAFDLVKDIPTVAEIVPSMFAKTASVYNPIIYFFSYKSFRESLVKSWRRYRNRNNVIPLNSSGTAFVVSSRLTAMANRAFESTSCHESSL